A stretch of DNA from Staphylococcus equorum:
TTTACCTTTTAATTCTATGTCAGTTACAATTTTTTTAGCCATATAAGCTTCCTCCTCTGAATGGAACAATAAAGTAAAATAAGCGGAGAAGCGATGTGCTCCCCGCTTACTCCTAAGCTTATTGTTTAAATTTAACAACATTTAAGCTTGTTAAATTAATTTTTTAATCCGAATTATTTAGATTGGTCAGCTAAATATTCTAAAGTACGAACTAATTGTGAAGTGTAAGACATTTCGTTATCATACCAAGCAGCTATTTTAACTAATTGGTGATCTCCAACTGTCATAACACGAGTTTGCGTTGCATCGAATAATGAACCGTAAGTCATACCGATTACGTCAGAAGAAACGATTTCGTCTTCAGTGTAACCAAATGATTCGTCTGAAGCATTTTTCATTGCTGCGTTAACGTCTTCAACGCTTACGTCTTTTTCTAATACAACTGTAAGTTCAGTTAATGAACCAGTAGCAACTGGAACACGTTGAGCGCCACCGTCTAATTTACCATCGATTTCAGGGATTACTAAACCAATTGCTTTAGCAGCACCTGTTGAGTTAGGGATGATGTTTTCAGCAGCTGCACGTGCACGGCGTTTGTCGCCTTTTCTGTGTGGAGCATCTTGAGTACTTTGGTCACCAGTATATGCGTGAATAGTAGTCATGAAACCTTCAACTAAGCCGAAGTCGTCATTTAAAACTTTAGCTACTGGAGCTAATGAGTTAGTAGTACATGAAGCACCTGAAACAACTGTTTCTGAACCATCTAATTCACTGTGGTTAGTGTTATAAACGATTGTTTTTAAGTCGCCTGTTGCTGGTGCAGAGATTAATACTTTTTTAGCGCCAGCGTCAATGTGAGCTTCTGCTTTTTCTTTATCAGCGAAGAAACCAGTACATTCTAAAACAACATCGATGTCTAAATCTTTCCAAGGTAATTTACTTGGTTCAGGTTCTGAGAATGATTTAACTTCTTGTCCATTTACACGGAATCCGTCTTTTTCTACTTCAACTTCTCCTGTGAAGCGACCTTGTGTAGTGTCATATTTTAATAAATGAGCTAACATTTCGTCATCTGTTAAATCGTTAACTGCTACTACGTCAATACCTTCTACGTCTTGAATTCTTCTAAATGCTAAACGTCCAATTCTACCAAAACCATTAATTGCTACTTTAACTGCCATTATAATGGCCTCCTTTAAAATGATATTTAAAAAGTGTATTTCACCTTTTATTACTATTGTTTTGCGATTACTCTTGCCGCAGCTTCGTCTGTGATTAATACAGTGTTATTGGGTGCAATTGAAAGGTAAGCTTTAATAGCTTCTCCTTTTGATTTACCCCCAGCTACGGCAAAGATAAACTTCTTCGACTCAAGATCTTCTAATTGTAGTCCAATCGTTTTCACTTTATGGACAATGTCACCTTGATCATCGAAATAATATCCAAATGCTTCTCCCGAGGCATTGTGATGTTGAAGTTTCTCTATAACTTCACTAGGTGATTGACGTCTTCGCGCCATCTTCAGCGCATCACCAATGCCGTGGATCGTAATATTGGATTCCTTAATTTTCTCAAGTGAATGGATAACTGATGGTTCTAACATAAGCGTATTATATGTTGTCTCACTTACATTATCTGGTACATATAGTGTTGTATAATCACCGTTCGTTTGCTGCGCCATACTTGCAGCAATCGTATTCGCTTGATATACAACATTTTCACCAAGTCCTCCACGTGCAGGTACGAATAATACATTGTACGGTTGCTTGTGCATGGCTTCGCTGACATATGCCATCGTTGAACCACCAGTCACAGAAACTATTGCATGTTCGTAAAGAACATCTTCTACAAGTTGTCCCGCCTGACGTGACAACTCAATCTTAACTGTTTTATCAGCATCTGAATCGCCAGGTATGACGTAAACCTCTTTGATGTTGTACTGCTCTTTAATAACTTGCGCAAGATGATGATCGTCTGAATAAATATTGAAATAGCTATTCAATTGACGAATCGTTGTTTCACCTGCTTCAGTTATTTCCATACCTGTTGGTTTAACTTTGATAAGTTCTTGTTTCTTCAATATATCTGTTT
This window harbors:
- a CDS encoding sugar-binding transcriptional regulator; its protein translation is MKDLIKIQQKLVPEIVEKMYRRFSILTTISKHQPVGRRSLSEYMDLTERVLRSETDILKKQELIKVKPTGMEITEAGETTIRQLNSYFNIYSDDHHLAQVIKEQYNIKEVYVIPGDSDADKTVKIELSRQAGQLVEDVLYEHAIVSVTGGSTMAYVSEAMHKQPYNVLFVPARGGLGENVVYQANTIAASMAQQTNGDYTTLYVPDNVSETTYNTLMLEPSVIHSLEKIKESNITIHGIGDALKMARRRQSPSEVIEKLQHHNASGEAFGYYFDDQGDIVHKVKTIGLQLEDLESKKFIFAVAGGKSKGEAIKAYLSIAPNNTVLITDEAAARVIAKQ
- the gap gene encoding type I glyceraldehyde-3-phosphate dehydrogenase, which encodes MAVKVAINGFGRIGRLAFRRIQDVEGIDVVAVNDLTDDEMLAHLLKYDTTQGRFTGEVEVEKDGFRVNGQEVKSFSEPEPSKLPWKDLDIDVVLECTGFFADKEKAEAHIDAGAKKVLISAPATGDLKTIVYNTNHSELDGSETVVSGASCTTNSLAPVAKVLNDDFGLVEGFMTTIHAYTGDQSTQDAPHRKGDKRRARAAAENIIPNSTGAAKAIGLVIPEIDGKLDGGAQRVPVATGSLTELTVVLEKDVSVEDVNAAMKNASDESFGYTEDEIVSSDVIGMTYGSLFDATQTRVMTVGDHQLVKIAAWYDNEMSYTSQLVRTLEYLADQSK